Sequence from the Accipiter gentilis unplaced genomic scaffold, bAccGen1.1, whole genome shotgun sequence genome:
CATTCCGGTGGGATTTGGATGGCTTTTGGTGGGATTTGGTCTATTTTGGTGGGATTTGTGCTATTTTGGTGGGAATTGGGGCTGGTTTGGTGGGATCTGCTGGGATTTGGGGGCATTCTGGTGGGATTTGGATGGCATTTGCTGGGATTTGGATGGCTTTTGCTGCGATTTGTGCTATTTTGGTGGGAATTGGGGCTGGTTTGGTGGGATCTGCTGGGATTTGGGGGCATTCTGGTGGGATTTGGATGGCTTTTGCTGGGATTCGGTCTTTTTTTTGAAGGGATTTGGGGCTGGTTTGGTGGGATCTGCTGGGAttcggggggacggggggggtggAACCGGGGGGGTGTCCGTCGCGGCAGAGACTGAGCGGTGCCGCAGGCGGTGGCCCTGGGCCGAGAGGGGCTGCTGCGGCTGGTGGCGCGGGGGCTGCGGGAGCTGCCCTACGCCGCCCTCGTGCTGCCTCGGGACCTGCGCCGCCGCGGCGTCACCCGCACGCGCCGATACCACTTCGCCGACGACGCCCGGCGCATCTGGGCCGCCATCCGCAGGTGGGTGCCCCCTCGTGCCCCCTCGTGCCCCCTCGTGCCCCCTGGTGTCTCCTCACCCGACCTTCCGCGCTCTCTCGCGCATCCTTGTGCCTCCTCGTGCGTCCTCGTGCGAGAAGtggaaatgggggtggggggggggtctcaggcaTCCGGCCtgaccccccgccccccccagcttcGTGAAGGGCATCGTGCAGCACTACTACCCGTGCGACGCGGCCGTGCGAGAGGACCCCGAGCTGCAGGCCTGGGTGGGCGAGATCTTCCACAAGGGTTTCCTCGGCCGCCGCAGCTCAGGTGCCCtcgcacgggggggggggggacggacggacattACCCCGGTTTGACCCCCCCGTGACCcttgtgtgcccccccccccccagtgacccTCATGTGATGACCCCTCCCCCCAGTGAGGTCCTGACCCCTGTTTGACCCCTGTGACCCCCGTGGGAGGCCCGACCCCCATGTGACCCTTGCATGACCTTTGTGTGACCCTCGTGCGAGGTGGTGACCCTCACATGACCCCTGTGTGACCCCTGCGACCCGCGTGTGACCCCATGCAACCCCTGTGTGACCTCTGTAACCCTTGTGTGACCCCTGCATGACCCCTACAAGACCCCTGTGCGACCCCGTGCGACCCCTGTATGACCCCTGTGTGACCCCTGTGACCCCTGTAACCCCTGTAACCCCTGTGCAACCCACGTGTGACCCCTTTGTGACCCCCGTGTGACCCCTGTAACCCTTATGTGACCCCCATGTGACCCCTGTGTGAGCCACGTGCGACCCCCCGTGACCCCCTGTGACCCCTGTAACCCCTCATGTGACCCCCGTGTGACCCCCGTGTGACCCCTGTAACCCCTTGTGCGACCTGTGACCCCCGTGTGACCCCATGCGACCCCTATAACCCTTATGTGACCCCTGTGCGACCTCTGTGTGACCCTCCCGCGACCCCCGTGACCCTCCCGTGACCCCTGTGACCCCCAGGGGTGCCGTCCCGCCTGCGCTCCATCCCCGCCCTCGTCACCTTCGTCACCGTCATCATCTACAGCTGCTCCGCCCACCACGCCGCCACCAACAGCGGGCAGGTGGGGgcacggggtgctgggggggggtctgggtgttATGGGGGGGTCTTGGTGCTGGAGGGGGTCTGGGTGTTATGGGGgatctgggtgctgggggggggcactgggtgctatggggggtctgggtgctgggggggggtaatgggtgctggggggggtaaAGGGTGCTATGGGGGGGCACTGGGTGCTatgggggggtctgggtgctggggggggcactgggtgcTAGGGGGTGTCTGGGTGTTATGGGGGGGTcttggtgctggggggggtctgggtgttATGGGGGatctgggtgctggggagggcactgggtgctggggggggtctgggtgctatggggggtctgggtgctgagggggggtctgggtgctATAGGGGGGTGGGatctgggtgctggggggtctaggtgctggggggggctgaggggggcactgggtgctggggggggtcccagacaCCCGGATCTCTGGGGGGGTCggtgggtgctatggggtggTTGGGACCCAGACCCTTGTGGGAGTCAGTGGGTGCTGAGGGGGGGTCAGTGGGTACTATGGGGGAGGGGGCGAACCCCAGCCCCCCCATAttcacccccaacccccccccgcccccgtcggGGCAGTTTGAGCTGGGCGCCTTCGTGCCCAACATGCCGGCCGCCATGCGGCAACCGCCGCCGGAGACGAAGGAGCCGCTGTCGGAGGGCGAGTTCCTGGCCGCGCTGCCGGCCATGAACACCACCGTCGTCACCCTGGGGGTGCTCTGGGTGCTGCGCAACGAGCCCCTCGACATGGTGAGGGggggggcgcccggccccggggggTGGGGGCATATACCCCTAAGTCCTGGGCTTCCCCCGCCGCCAAAATGGCGGCGGGACCCCGGCGGGACCCCCCTACGCGACCCCTGGGTGACCCTCGTGGGGGTCCTGTGACCTCCCCCCAGGGGTTTGGGTGCCCCCCCATGACCCCCGATGACCCCCTGACCCCAATGATGGCAACCCATTCCAATGACCCCCATCCCCAAAAGCACCCAACCCTTTGACTCCCCTCCatgaccccaggaccccccaggggTTTGGGTGCCCCCCCAATGCCCCCCCATGATCCCCAATGACCCCCAGGGGGTTGGGTGCCCCCCAATGACCCCCGATGACCCCCCTGACCCCAACGATGCCAACCCATTCCAATGACCCCCATCCCCCAAAGCACCCAACTCTTTGACTCGCCCCAAGACCCCTCAGCGGTTTGGGTGCCCCCCCATGACCCCCAATGACCCCCCATGACCCCCCATGACCCCAATGACCCCCAGGGGTTTGGGTGCCTCCCCATGACCCCCAATGACCCCGACATTCCAATGACCCCCATCTCCCCAAGCACCCAACCCtttgactccccccccccccccatgacccTAAGACCCCCCAGGGGTTTGGGTGCCCCCTCCATGACCCCCCATGACCCCTCATGACCCCCAATGACCCCCCATGACCCCAATGACCCCTAGGAGTttggttgcccccccccccccgaccccgatGACCCCCGGACATTCCAATGACCCCCATCCCTCCAAGCACCCAACCCTTTGACTCCCCCCTGTGACCCCAAGACCCCCCAGGGATTTGGGTGACCTCTgaccccccccgtccccctgtgtcccccccccagcgcccGCTGGGCAGTTACCCCGAGCAGCATTTCACGGAGGAAACCCCCCGACGCCTCATCGGCGCCTTCCAGCGCCGCTTGGCCGCCATTTCCCGCCGCATCCGGCGCCGCAACGCCGGCCTGGCGCTGCCCTACACCTACCTGGACCCCGCCCACATCGAGAACAGCGTTGCCATCtgagggggggggcggtgggaCCCCCCCTTGGGGGGCTGCGTGCCTTTTTGGGGGGGGCCCTGGGTGTCTGGGTGCCATTTTGTTGGGTTCTTGGGGGTTTGGGTGCCATTTTGGGGCTTCCTGAGGGTCCACAAGGACCCCTTTGTTCCTGTAGGGGGTGTCTGGGGGGTgttagggtgctgggggggcctcTGGGGGTCTCggtgccattttgggggggtccctggggctctgGGTGCCATTTTGGGGGGGATTCCAGGTGTCTGGGTGCCATTTTGTTGGGttcctgggtgtctgggtgccattttggggggggttccGGATGTCTGGATGCCATTTTGTTGGGTTCTTGGGGGGCTGGGTGTCATTTTGGGGCCCTTCGAGTGTCCACAAGGACCCCTCAGTTCCTTgaagggggggtctggggggttttggggtgggggggtgtccctgggcgTCTGGGTGCCATTTTGTTGGGTTCTTGGGGGTCTGGGTGCCATTTTGGGGCTTCTTGAGGGTCCACAAGGACCCCTTTGTTCCTTGTAGGGGGTGTCTGGGGGGTgttagggtgctgggggggcctctgggggtctgggtgccattttgggggggtccctggggctctgGGTGCCATTTTGGGGGGGA
This genomic interval carries:
- the LOC126037043 gene encoding hydroperoxide isomerase ALOXE3-like translates to VPQAVALGREGLLRLVARGLRELPYAALVLPRDLRRRGVTRTRRYHFADDARRIWAAIRSFVKGIVQHYYPCDAAVREDPELQAWVGEIFHKGFLGRRSSGVPSRLRSIPALVTFVTVIIYSCSAHHAATNSGQFELGAFVPNMPAAMRQPPPETKEPLSEGEFLAALPAMNTTVVTLGVLWVLRNEPLDMRPLGSYPEQHFTEETPRRLIGAFQRRLAAISRRIRRRNAGLALPYTYLDPAHIENSVAI